A region from the Aegilops tauschii subsp. strangulata cultivar AL8/78 chromosome 5, Aet v6.0, whole genome shotgun sequence genome encodes:
- the LOC109745899 gene encoding uncharacterized protein, whose protein sequence is MHALHCTYASYLEMTGGNDYTISSYFTCNATLHPYVHNLTSSYTDQKNEAFTVTTSIVMFILAALFFNLNLFSRLSNVSAILNPTVRLFLSTSLSLFLPVMSYLFSEAKKDNATTMTGTGTGSSQLGAELSLRARTILMWMLLVELLRKKVEAILVNVGMQWYSGTIDRAARIVWLGYLVFYNVKSTGKRVIYGTLWVLAAAKLLQRVAINELLKRSFAYGRNAQLLNSYMTQMLHEEERRQLLQQQQQRDEVGGSELLKMCRYPVIGEDNLERKAGPDGYHLQLPRKNTTDDAADSDSTTDDSHADADSATVTVGDIWSLPDDKKDKGGLLLEDPRLKRLCLSFALYKLLRRRFEDLPITGAETHNCRNLIFKGLHKELLLQGVKATKPQGLDVELQGADVAAALFQVFDEEVQFLCEYYHSFLPVVLSNPFFFLANYILFPILVWAFCILTFILCGNGNVHYALQSIKSDNYIISTGAMTLTRCLLRRIGHSPEVLFATIDLSITILLLLTFLYEQVWEYLVFILSNWLMVSLLCHYTGKRQWRQSRGLTRLIHCLLWVRSKLSHRNLCFKQYSVLCFCPLLPNKAVPKEVKKSILDYLVTHIDGHGDGGHAAPLTNGWSILQSDKHSQYRTLLASACENKSGAEVILICHIATSLLEVRYPMQNKTLMGSHRKVATTLSKYCAYLVAQYPELLPEDKDGTELTYKEMVEDLKKELGGCWRYHLSRQSTRYKKLREIGRPKHATVVVEPPPMTTVQTGAKLGRKLIHGANEHDARVWELLADFWTELMVYVAPSSSEVHVKAHKEALAQGGEFVTVLWALTTHTGITRPAVKPWTVIPIQDVEDTTSPQSV, encoded by the coding sequence ATGCATGCACTGCACTGCACGTACGCAAGTTATCTGGAGATGACTGGCGGCAACGACTACACTATCAGTAGCTATTTTACGTGCAATGCCACGCTGCACCCCTATGTGCACAACCTCACCTCCTCCTACACAGACCAGAAAAATGAGGCTTTCACGGTGACCACAAGCATCGTCATGTTCATCCTCGCGGCTCTCTTCTTCAACCTAAACCTCTTCAGCCGGCTCTCCAACGTGAGCGCCATCCTCAACCCCACCGTCCGCCTCTTCCTCTCCACCTCGCTGTCGCTTTTCCTCCCCGTCATGTCCTACCTCTTCTCCGAGGCCAAGAAGGATAATGCCACCACCATGACCGGTACTGGTACTGGTTCAAGTCAGCTGGGCGCCGAGCTGTCACTCCGAGCCCGCACGATCCTCATGTGGATGCTCCTTGTGGAGCTCCTCCGCAAGAAGGTGGAGGCCATCCTGGTGAACGTGGGCATGCAGTGGTACTCGGGCACCATTGATCGCGCAGCCCGCATCGTTTGGCTGGGCTACCTCGTCTTCTACAACGTCAAAAGCACCGGCAAGAGGGTAATCTACGGCACCTTGTGGGTGCTTGCGGCTGCCAAGTTGCTGCAGAGGGTCGCCATCAACGAGCTGCTCAAGCGTTCATTTGCCTATGGCAGGAACGCCCAGCTGCTTAACTCGTACATGACCCAGATGCTACACGAGGAAGAGCGGCGGCAGCtgctgcagcagcagcagcagcgggaCGAGGTTGGGGGATCGGAGCTGTTGAAGATGTGTAGGTACCCCGTGATAGGAGAAGACAACCTGGAGAGGAAGGCTGGCCCGGACGGCTACCACCTCCAGCTCCCACGAAAGAACACCACCGACGACGCCGCTGACAGCGACTCTACCACCGACGACTCCCACGCCGACGCCGACTCCGCCACCGTTACGGTGGGCGATATTTGGAGCCTCCCAGATGACAAGAAGGACAAGGGCGGGCTCCTCCTGGAAGACCCAAGACTGAAAAGGCTGTGCCTCTCCTTTGCACTCTACAAGCTGCTGCGCCGGAGGTTCGAGGATCTCCCCATCACCGGCGCGGAAACCCACAACTGCCGGAACCTCATCTTCAAAGGCCTGCACAAGGAGCTGCTGCTTCAAGGTGTGAAGGCTACAAAACCCCAAGGCTTGGACGTGGAGCTACAAGGTGCGGACGTCGCAGCTGCACTCTTCCAAGTGTTCGATGAAGAGGTCCAGTTCCTTTGCGAGTACTACCACTCTTTTCTACCCGTCGTCCTTTCCAACCCCTTCTTCTTTTTGGCCAACTACATCCTATTTCCCATCCTGGTATGGGCCTTCTGCATCCTGACCTTCATCCTCTGCGGCAACGGGAACGTGCACTACGCGCTCCAGAGCATCAAGAGTGACAACTACATCATATCAACCGGCGCCATGACGTTGACCAGATGCCTCCTGAGGAGGATTGGCCATTCCCCGGAGGTGCTCTTCGCCACTATCGACCTAAGCATCACAATCCTGCTCTTGCTCACCTTCCTCTATGAGCAAGTCTGGGAGTACCTTGTCTTCATCCTCTCCAACTGGCTCATGGTGTCGCTACTCTGCCATTACACCGGCAAGCGCCAGTGGCGCCAGAGCCGCGGCTTGACAAGGCTCATCCACTGCCTCCTGTGGGTGCGGAGCAAGTTGAGCCACCGCAACCTCTGCTTCAAGCAGTACTCCGTGCTATGCTTCTGTCCTTTGTTGCCTAACAAGGCAGTACCAAAGGAAGTGAAGAAGTCCATCCTGGACTACCTGGTTACTCACATTGATGGCCATGGCGATGGCGGCCACGCTGCCCCTCTCACTAATGGTTGGTCCATACTGCAGTCGGACAAGCACAGCCAGTATCGCACCCTGCTGGCATCGGCGTGCGAGAACAAGAGCGGCGCCGAGGTCATCCTCATCTGCCACATCGCCACCAGCCTCTTGGAGGTGAGGTACCCGATGCAGAACAAGACATTGATGGGAAGTCATCGCAAGGTGGCAACGACCTTGTCCAAGTACTGCGCTTACTTGGTGGCCCAGTATCCGGAGCTGCTCCCCGAAGATAAGGACGGGACGGAGCTCACGTACAAGGAGATGGTGGAAGATTTGAAAAAGGAGCTTGGGGGCTGTTGGAGGTACCACCTGTCGCGGCAGAGCACCCGGTACAAGAAGCTGAGGGAGATCGGCAGACCGAAGCATGCGACGGTGGTGGTGGAGCCGCCGCCGATGACGACTGTGCAGACGGGAGCAAAGTTGGGGAGGAAGCTGATCCACGGGGCAAATGAGCATGACGCGCGTGTGTGGGAGCTACTGGCCGACTTCTGGACGGAGCTCATGGTGTACGTGGCGCCATCGAGCAGTGAGGTGCACGTGAAGGCGCACAAGGAGGCCCTGGCGCAGGGCGGTGAGTTCGTCACCGTCCTCTGGGCACTGACCACGCACACCGGCATAACCAGGCCGGCCGTCAAGCCATGGACCGTCATCCCGATCCAAGATGTTGAGGATACAACGTCTCCTCAAAGTGTGTAG